The following nucleotide sequence is from Flavobacterium sp. N1736.
AAACAACATCTGGTAATACAGGTTTTAGTTTAGCAATGGTAAGCATTATAAAAGGGTATAATTGTATTCTCGCAGTAAGCTCAAAATCATCGAAAGATAAAATTGACATGTTGAGAAGTTTAGGAGCTAAAGTGTATGTTTGTCCCGCACACGTTTCTGCAGATGATGAAAGGTCATATTATAACGTTGCAAAACGTTTGCATGAAGAAACAAAAGGTTCAGTTTACATTAATCAATATTTTAACCAGTTAAATATTGATGCCCACTACAACTCTACAGGTCCTGAAATCTGGGAACAGACAAAAGGACAAATTACACACCTTGTTGCTTGTAGCGGAACCGGAGGAACAATCTCAGGAACTGCGAAATTCTTAAAAGAGCAAAATCCAAACATTCGAATTCTAGGTGTAGATGCTTTTGGTTCAGTATTGAAAAAATACCACGAAACAAGAGAATTCGACAATAAAGAAATTTATCCCTATCGTATTGAAGGTTTAGGAAAAAACCTGATTCCATCAGCGACAGATTTTGATATCATCGATAAATTCATGAAAGTTACCGATGAAGAAAGTGCTCATTCTGCCAGAGAAAT
It contains:
- a CDS encoding PLP-dependent cysteine synthase family protein, whose translation is MKEEINAYNNVLELIGNTPLIKLNKITDELEGNFYAKVEAFNPGHSSKDRIALYIIEEAEKRGILSPGDTIIETTSGNTGFSLAMVSIIKGYNCILAVSSKSSKDKIDMLRSLGAKVYVCPAHVSADDERSYYNVAKRLHEETKGSVYINQYFNQLNIDAHYNSTGPEIWEQTKGQITHLVACSGTGGTISGTAKFLKEQNPNIRILGVDAFGSVLKKYHETREFDNKEIYPYRIEGLGKNLIPSATDFDIIDKFMKVTDEESAHSAREITRKEGLFVGYTSGAVMQAIKQYAEEGEFTKDSNIIAIFPDHGSRYMSKVFSDDWMNEQGFFDSINEEEVQKIEFVK